One genomic segment of Bacteroidota bacterium includes these proteins:
- a CDS encoding tetratricopeptide repeat-containing sensor histidine kinase: MILRLRLLCFYINKVILLVVLTIILIFLDNNSLKANSEQFGKTSSETSSNYKDSIRLSKLYDLSYSYRTINPDTAISLLKQVVDKAKTINSLYYYYNGSLLLGATYKDIGNLPEAIKSVLELLKYCEKNGTINQQIKCLTDLAEHCRAAQQFDAGIRYITKAVSLSKSANNLRKLAISYYRFAAIYFEYPNFELSEKFADSSIIVCEEIGFNRLIPNNHDILGAIYTNQKEYAKAIPLYYNAIRKNEENGGEQEKNINIYINLARTYYKIGEHDSGLVFAHKAFEFAKINKNYIYKENSAYLLADLYIEIDNYKNAYYMLETACTIRDSLFNASKNQQISEMNTKYETEKKEQQIQSQKLVIRSKEIYNYFLFVSVVFLIAIFIGILFFVNKIRKKNNLLKSNQNEIESQRDNLQFLANELEKSNNIKDRFFTIIAHDLKSPFNSILGLSEILKNSIDDFDKDEIIQISKAINNSSSTAFDLLVNLLKWSQTQTNRIKHNPSKIEINEIIQSSIELLENIAISKSLNISFDPQENVLVYADINMLNSILRNLISNAIKFTDSGRIKIQVNINSKYCEISVQDSGVGIPEDNLKKLFLLDEDISTKGTQGESGTGLGLILCKEFVEKNNGSIQVESTLNEGSKFSFTVPLAQ, from the coding sequence ATGATATTGAGACTAAGGCTATTATGTTTTTATATTAATAAAGTAATCCTTTTGGTAGTTTTAACTATTATATTGATTTTCTTAGATAATAATTCTCTCAAAGCAAATAGTGAACAATTTGGGAAAACTTCTTCAGAAACAAGTAGTAATTACAAGGATTCTATCAGATTAAGTAAACTTTATGATTTGTCATATTCATACCGTACAATAAATCCTGACACTGCAATAAGTTTGCTAAAACAAGTTGTCGATAAAGCAAAGACAATCAATTCTTTATATTATTACTACAATGGATCATTATTGCTTGGAGCAACTTATAAAGACATTGGAAATCTTCCTGAAGCAATAAAATCTGTTCTGGAATTATTGAAATATTGCGAAAAAAATGGAACTATAAACCAACAAATTAAATGTCTGACTGATTTGGCAGAACATTGCAGAGCTGCCCAACAGTTTGATGCAGGGATTAGATATATCACAAAAGCTGTCAGTTTATCAAAAAGTGCAAATAATTTGAGAAAGTTAGCAATTTCATATTATCGTTTTGCGGCAATATATTTTGAATATCCAAACTTTGAACTTAGCGAAAAATTTGCCGATTCATCAATTATTGTTTGCGAAGAAATTGGATTTAACAGACTTATTCCAAATAACCATGATATTTTGGGAGCTATTTATACAAATCAGAAAGAATACGCTAAAGCAATCCCGCTTTATTATAATGCAATAAGAAAAAATGAAGAAAATGGCGGCGAACAAGAAAAAAATATTAATATTTATATCAATTTGGCAAGGACATATTACAAAATTGGTGAGCACGATTCAGGATTAGTATTTGCACATAAAGCTTTTGAATTTGCCAAAATAAATAAAAATTATATCTATAAAGAAAATTCTGCTTATCTCTTAGCCGATTTGTATATAGAGATAGATAATTACAAAAATGCGTATTATATGCTCGAGACAGCTTGTACAATTAGAGATTCATTATTTAATGCATCTAAAAATCAGCAGATTTCTGAAATGAATACGAAATACGAAACTGAAAAGAAAGAACAACAAATTCAAAGCCAAAAACTTGTCATCAGAAGTAAAGAAATCTATAATTACTTTTTATTTGTAAGTGTAGTTTTTCTAATTGCTATTTTCATAGGAATCTTATTTTTTGTAAATAAAATTCGAAAAAAGAACAACCTACTCAAAAGTAACCAAAATGAAATTGAATCGCAAAGAGATAATTTGCAATTCTTAGCCAACGAACTGGAAAAATCTAACAATATAAAAGATCGTTTCTTTACGATTATTGCTCACGACCTGAAATCTCCATTCAATTCAATACTTGGACTGAGTGAGATTCTTAAAAATAGTATAGATGATTTTGATAAAGATGAGATTATTCAAATTTCTAAAGCTATCAATAATTCTTCGAGTACTGCATTTGATTTATTGGTTAATTTATTAAAATGGTCGCAAACACAAACCAATAGGATAAAACATAATCCCTCAAAAATAGAGATCAACGAAATAATTCAATCGAGCATAGAACTCCTTGAAAATATCGCAATATCCAAATCATTAAACATTAGTTTTGATCCTCAAGAAAATGTACTTGTTTATGCTGATATCAACATGCTTAATTCCATATTGCGTAATTTAATATCGAACGCTATTAAATTTACTGACAGCGGAAGAATAAAGATTCAAGTAAATATTAATTCAAAGTACTGTGAAATATCCGTTCAAGATTCTGGAGTAGGCATACCAGAAGATAATCTAAAGAAACTATTTTTACTCGACGAAGATATTTCTACGAAAGGTACTCAAGGTGAGTCGGGAACTGGTCTCGGACTAATACTATGTAAAGAATTTGTTGAGAAAAATAATGGAAGCATCCAGGTGGAAAGCACCTTAAATGAAGGAAGCAAATTTTCTTTTACTGTCCCGCTTGCACAATAA